The following are encoded together in the Nocardioides okcheonensis genome:
- a CDS encoding MarR family winged helix-turn-helix transcriptional regulator, translating to MTSEGEPRWLDADQQRSWRALMMGMTLLMERLDDDLSREFGMSLTEYEVLVRLSERPGRAMRMAQLADAMAHSRSRVTHTIARMEGAGYVTRGTTPEDGRGVVATMTEAGYDLLVRAAPCHVESVRRNVVDLVPGEDFAAVGRVFDRIADHLVARHPESEIR from the coding sequence ATGACCTCCGAGGGTGAGCCCCGCTGGCTCGACGCCGACCAGCAGCGCTCGTGGCGTGCGCTGATGATGGGGATGACGCTGCTGATGGAGCGTCTCGACGACGACCTGAGCCGGGAGTTCGGGATGTCGCTGACCGAGTACGAGGTGCTCGTCCGGCTCTCCGAGCGTCCCGGGCGGGCGATGCGGATGGCCCAGCTGGCCGACGCGATGGCCCACTCCCGCAGCCGCGTGACCCACACGATCGCGCGGATGGAGGGCGCCGGCTACGTCACCCGGGGCACGACGCCCGAGGACGGTCGCGGCGTCGTGGCCACGATGACCGAGGCGGGCTACGACCTGCTGGTCCGCGCCGCGCCGTGCCACGTGGAGAGCGTGCGCCGCAACGTCGTCGACCTGGTGCCGGGCGAGGACTTCGCCGCCGTGGGCCGGGTCTTCGACCGGATCGCCGACCACCTCGTCGCCCGGCACCCCGAGTCGGAGATCCGCTAG
- the ettA gene encoding energy-dependent translational throttle protein EttA gives MAEYVFTLRNVRKAHGDKVVLDNVTLSFLHGAKIGVVGPNGAGKSTLFKIMAGLEHANNGDAIKDPEATVGMLQQEPPLTEGKTVLENVEEAVSELKGKMKRLEEAYMEMGEPDADQDALMQETGDLQTELDNANAWDLDSRLDQAMDALRCPPPDVLVDNLSGGERRRVALCKLLLEQPDLLLLDEPTNHLDAESVQWLEGHLKTYPGAVMAITHDRYFLDNVAEWIAEVDRGQIHGYEGNYSTYLETKRDRLKVEGQKDAKRAKMLEKELEWVRSNAKARQTKSRSRLARYEEMAAEADRMRKIDTSEINIPAGPRLGDIVLEADDLEKGFEGRTLMHDLSFKLPRAGIVGVIGPNGVGKTTLFRMITGQEEPDAGDLKVGQTVKISYVDQTRGGIDPNKNVWEVVSDGLDFIKVANFEMNSRAYVASFGFKGPDQQKKAGVLSGGERNRLNLALTLKMGGNMLLLDEPTNDLDVETLSSLEDALLDFPGCAVVTSHDRWFLDRVATHILAWEGDDQDPAKWFWFEGNFASYEENKIERLGIDAARPHRVTHRRLTRD, from the coding sequence ATGGCTGAGTACGTCTTCACGCTGCGCAACGTGCGCAAGGCCCACGGTGACAAGGTCGTCCTCGACAACGTCACCCTCTCCTTCCTCCACGGCGCCAAGATCGGCGTCGTCGGACCCAACGGTGCCGGAAAGTCCACGCTCTTCAAGATCATGGCGGGCCTCGAGCACGCCAACAACGGCGACGCGATCAAGGACCCCGAGGCCACGGTCGGCATGCTCCAGCAGGAGCCGCCGCTGACCGAGGGCAAGACCGTCCTCGAGAACGTCGAGGAGGCCGTCTCCGAGCTCAAGGGCAAGATGAAGCGCCTCGAGGAGGCGTACATGGAGATGGGCGAGCCCGACGCCGACCAGGACGCCCTGATGCAGGAGACCGGCGACCTCCAGACCGAGCTCGACAACGCCAACGCGTGGGACCTCGACAGCCGCCTCGACCAGGCCATGGACGCGCTTCGCTGCCCGCCGCCGGACGTGCTCGTCGACAACCTCTCCGGTGGTGAGCGCCGCCGCGTCGCGCTCTGCAAGCTGCTGCTCGAGCAGCCCGACCTGCTGCTCCTCGACGAGCCCACCAACCACCTCGACGCCGAGTCGGTCCAGTGGCTCGAGGGCCACCTCAAGACCTACCCCGGCGCCGTCATGGCGATCACCCACGACCGGTACTTCCTCGACAACGTCGCCGAGTGGATCGCCGAGGTCGACCGCGGCCAGATCCACGGCTACGAGGGCAACTACTCCACCTACCTCGAGACCAAGCGCGACCGGCTCAAGGTCGAGGGGCAGAAGGACGCCAAGCGCGCCAAGATGCTCGAGAAGGAGCTGGAGTGGGTCCGCTCCAACGCCAAGGCCCGCCAGACCAAGAGCCGCTCGCGACTCGCGCGCTACGAGGAGATGGCGGCCGAGGCCGACCGGATGCGCAAGATCGACACCTCCGAGATCAACATCCCCGCGGGCCCGCGACTCGGTGACATCGTGCTCGAGGCCGACGACCTGGAGAAGGGCTTCGAGGGCCGCACCCTCATGCACGACCTGTCGTTCAAGCTCCCGCGCGCCGGCATCGTCGGCGTGATCGGCCCCAACGGTGTCGGCAAGACCACGCTCTTCCGGATGATCACCGGCCAGGAGGAGCCCGACGCGGGCGACCTCAAGGTCGGCCAGACCGTGAAGATCTCCTACGTCGACCAGACCCGCGGCGGCATCGACCCCAACAAGAACGTCTGGGAGGTCGTCTCCGACGGCCTCGACTTCATCAAGGTCGCCAACTTCGAGATGAACAGCCGCGCCTACGTCGCGTCGTTCGGCTTCAAGGGCCCCGACCAGCAGAAGAAGGCCGGCGTGCTCTCCGGTGGTGAGCGCAACCGCCTCAACCTCGCGCTGACGCTGAAGATGGGCGGCAACATGCTGCTCCTCGACGAGCCCACCAACGACCTCGACGTGGAGACGCTGTCCTCGCTCGAGGACGCGCTGCTCGACTTCCCCGGCTGCGCCGTGGTCACCTCCCACGACCGGTGGTTCCTCGACCGGGTCGCGACCCACATCCTCGCGTGGGAGGGCGACGACCAGGACCCCGCCAAGTGGTTCTGGTTCGAGGGCAACTTCGCGTCCTACGAGGAGAACAAGATCGAGCGACTCGGCATCGACGCCGCGCGGCCGCACCGGGTCACGCACCGCCGCCTGACCCGCGACTGA
- a CDS encoding single-stranded DNA-binding protein encodes MFDDTQITLTGLVGGHVTLHELSGDRCVASFRVACTPSYFRDGAWVRGAVTWHTVKAWNRLARNVAASVRSGEPVIVHGRLVADSWEREGRPQTSVEVVATSVGHDLTQGTTVLVRPGQQAATAPTSQETSQETSEEASQEMSAGADEPRAA; translated from the coding sequence ATGTTCGACGACACCCAGATCACCCTCACCGGCCTGGTGGGAGGTCACGTCACGCTGCACGAGCTCTCCGGGGACCGCTGCGTGGCGTCGTTCCGGGTCGCGTGCACGCCCTCCTACTTCCGCGACGGGGCGTGGGTGCGCGGCGCCGTGACGTGGCACACCGTCAAGGCCTGGAACCGGCTCGCCCGCAACGTCGCCGCGTCGGTGCGCAGCGGTGAGCCGGTGATCGTCCACGGCCGCCTGGTCGCCGACTCCTGGGAGCGCGAGGGCCGGCCGCAGACGTCCGTCGAGGTCGTCGCCACCTCCGTCGGCCACGACCTCACCCAGGGGACGACGGTCCTCGTGCGGCCCGGGCAGCAGGCCGCCACCGCACCGACCTCCCAGGAGACCTCCCAGGAGACCTCCGAGGAGGCCTCGCAGGAGATGTCCGCAGGGGCGGACGAGCCCCGGGCTGCCTGA
- a CDS encoding YfjP family GTPase has protein sequence MTSLLEGAKKLVTRSSDVGARVDGLERAAAASRGRVDDAVVDAAQAVADRAASRLRLSADHTVVALAGATGSGKSSTFNALTQLELSAVGVRRPTTSWATACVWGKEGAEELLEWLGIPARHQVTRDSMLSKADEDVEMRGVVLLDLPDHDSTEVSHHLEVERLVQLADLMVWVLDPQKYADAAIHDRFLKPLAGHSEVMLVVLNHIDTVPEDRRPSMVEDVRRLLEADGLAGVPVVPVSARNGWGVDELRAMIVKRVAEKKVTRSRLEADVRTAAERLQEAVGTGKPPTLSKERVAALDDALSEAAGVPTVVRAVADSTRLRANRATGWPVTAWFSRLKPDPLKRLHLDLGSAGKELTGAARTSVPKATGVQRARVDTEVRALADQVGEGMAPSWANAVRSASVSRLPDLTDRLDRAVASTDLGADRIPAWAGAVRVLQYVLILSAIVGAGWLALLSLGSYARLPEPPTPDVGAFPLPTLLLVGGIVLGLLLALVCRWLVSLTARARARAADKRLRDAISAVSDEVVVAPVRAELASYAEVREALATALR, from the coding sequence ATGACGTCGTTGCTCGAAGGGGCCAAGAAGCTGGTCACCAGGAGCTCGGACGTCGGCGCCCGGGTCGACGGGCTCGAGCGCGCCGCCGCCGCCTCCCGCGGGCGCGTGGACGACGCCGTCGTCGACGCCGCGCAGGCGGTCGCGGACCGTGCGGCCAGCCGGCTGCGGCTCTCCGCCGACCACACGGTCGTGGCGCTGGCCGGGGCCACCGGGTCCGGCAAGTCCTCGACCTTCAACGCGCTCACCCAGCTCGAGCTCTCCGCGGTCGGCGTCCGTCGCCCGACGACCTCCTGGGCCACCGCCTGCGTGTGGGGCAAGGAGGGCGCCGAGGAGCTCCTGGAGTGGCTCGGCATCCCCGCCCGACACCAGGTCACCCGCGACTCGATGCTGTCGAAGGCCGACGAGGACGTCGAGATGCGCGGGGTGGTCCTGCTCGACCTCCCCGACCACGACTCCACCGAGGTCTCGCACCACCTCGAGGTCGAGCGGCTGGTCCAGCTCGCCGACCTGATGGTCTGGGTCCTCGACCCGCAGAAGTACGCCGACGCCGCCATCCACGACCGGTTCCTCAAGCCCCTCGCCGGGCACAGCGAGGTGATGCTGGTGGTGCTCAACCACATCGACACCGTCCCGGAGGACCGTCGCCCGTCGATGGTCGAGGACGTACGCCGCCTGCTCGAGGCCGACGGCCTCGCCGGCGTGCCGGTCGTCCCGGTGAGCGCGCGCAACGGCTGGGGCGTCGACGAGCTCCGCGCGATGATCGTCAAGCGGGTGGCGGAGAAGAAGGTCACCCGGTCGCGCCTCGAGGCCGACGTCCGCACCGCCGCCGAGCGGCTCCAGGAGGCCGTCGGCACGGGCAAGCCGCCGACCCTGTCGAAGGAGCGCGTCGCGGCGCTCGACGACGCGCTCAGCGAGGCCGCGGGCGTGCCCACGGTCGTCCGGGCCGTCGCCGACTCCACCCGCCTGCGCGCCAACCGCGCCACCGGCTGGCCGGTGACCGCCTGGTTCTCGCGGCTCAAGCCCGACCCGCTCAAGCGGCTCCACCTCGACCTCGGGTCCGCCGGCAAGGAGCTGACCGGCGCGGCGCGCACGTCGGTGCCGAAGGCCACCGGCGTCCAGCGCGCCCGGGTCGACACCGAGGTGCGGGCGCTCGCCGACCAGGTGGGCGAGGGGATGGCGCCGTCGTGGGCGAACGCGGTGCGCTCGGCGTCCGTGTCGCGCCTGCCCGACCTCACCGACCGCCTCGACCGGGCGGTGGCCTCCACCGACCTCGGGGCCGACCGGATCCCGGCGTGGGCCGGCGCGGTGCGGGTCCTGCAGTACGTCCTGATCCTGTCGGCGATCGTCGGGGCCGGCTGGCTGGCGCTGCTGTCCCTCGGCTCCTACGCGCGCCTCCCCGAGCCGCCGACCCCCGACGTGGGTGCCTTCCCGCTGCCCACCCTGCTGCTCGTCGGCGGCATCGTGCTGGGGCTGCTGCTCGCGCTGGTCTGCCGCTGGCTGGTGTCGCTGACCGCGCGTGCGCGGGCCCGCGCCGCCGACAAGCGGCTGCGCGACGCGATCTCGGCCGTGTCGGACGAGGTCGTCGTCGCGCCGGTCCGGGCCGAGCTGGCGTCCTACGCCGAGGTGCGCGAGGCGCTGGCCACCGCGCTGCGCTGA
- a CDS encoding dynamin family protein, whose protein sequence is MSDSDADQTSDQTPFPGRRTPDSTTAMVTALVRLRGSLQEARLPLDLPGAEEQRTARAEMVDQLEDYVIPRLMTLDAPLLAVVGGSTGAGKSTLVNSLVGTRVTIPGVLRPTTRSPVLVHHPDDAKWFGQDRLLPELERVTRQTNDPDALQLVASPAMTPGLAILDAPDIDSVEERNRILAAQLLAAADLWLFVTSAARYADQVPWEFLRKAAERSAAVAIVLDRTPPEAVDTVAAHLARMLASRGLKDSPLFTVREGEVSEMGLLPSSAVVEIRSWLQALADDQDARAAVVQQTLDGAVRTLARRTHSVADAATEQTDAVRRLREDANAAYDRAVAAITEASADGTLLRGEVLARWQEFVGTGELLKSLETRVGWIRDRVVNAVKGKPQQAERVTVAVESGLETLVLEHAEAAAERAEASWRSTAAGQALLADAGEDLGRASRDFRRRTERAVRDWQGDVLEMVRAEGSDKRSTARFLAFGVNGLAVALMVVVFAHTGGVLVGAEAGIAGGSAVLGQKLLEAVFGDQAVRSLAERARQRLEASVTDLLDAERRRYTDLLDSLDVQPEAPERMRSAARKVDDLRYAATHTPSGSDTGGDAP, encoded by the coding sequence ATGAGCGACTCCGACGCGGACCAGACCTCCGACCAGACCCCGTTCCCCGGTCGCCGCACGCCCGACTCGACGACCGCGATGGTGACCGCGCTGGTGCGGCTGCGCGGCTCGCTGCAGGAGGCCCGGCTGCCGCTCGACCTGCCGGGCGCCGAGGAGCAGCGCACGGCCCGCGCCGAGATGGTCGACCAGCTCGAGGACTACGTGATCCCGCGCCTGATGACGCTGGACGCGCCGTTGCTCGCGGTGGTCGGCGGCTCCACCGGCGCCGGCAAGTCGACCCTGGTGAACTCGCTGGTCGGCACCCGCGTGACCATCCCCGGCGTGCTCCGGCCCACCACCCGCTCGCCCGTCCTGGTGCACCACCCCGACGACGCCAAGTGGTTCGGCCAGGACCGGCTGCTCCCCGAGCTCGAGCGGGTCACCCGCCAGACCAACGACCCCGACGCGCTCCAGCTGGTCGCGTCCCCGGCGATGACGCCCGGCCTCGCGATCCTCGACGCCCCCGACATCGACTCGGTGGAGGAGCGCAACCGGATCCTGGCCGCCCAGCTCCTCGCAGCCGCCGACCTGTGGCTGTTCGTGACCTCCGCCGCCCGCTACGCCGACCAGGTCCCGTGGGAGTTCCTGCGCAAGGCCGCCGAGCGGTCCGCGGCGGTCGCGATCGTGCTCGACCGGACGCCGCCCGAGGCGGTCGACACCGTCGCCGCCCACCTCGCCCGGATGCTCGCCAGCCGCGGGCTCAAGGACTCGCCGCTCTTCACCGTGCGCGAGGGCGAGGTCTCCGAGATGGGCCTGCTCCCGTCGTCCGCGGTCGTGGAGATCCGCTCCTGGCTGCAGGCGCTCGCCGACGACCAGGACGCCCGCGCCGCGGTGGTGCAGCAGACCCTCGACGGCGCGGTCCGCACGCTCGCACGGCGTACGCACTCGGTCGCCGACGCCGCGACCGAGCAGACGGACGCGGTCCGCCGGCTCCGCGAGGACGCCAACGCGGCCTACGACCGCGCCGTGGCCGCGATCACCGAGGCCTCCGCCGACGGCACCCTGCTGCGCGGCGAGGTGCTCGCGCGCTGGCAGGAGTTCGTCGGCACCGGTGAGCTGCTGAAGTCGCTGGAGACCCGGGTCGGCTGGATCCGCGACCGGGTCGTCAACGCCGTCAAGGGCAAGCCGCAGCAGGCCGAGCGGGTCACCGTCGCGGTCGAGTCCGGCCTCGAGACGCTGGTCCTCGAGCACGCCGAGGCGGCCGCCGAGCGGGCCGAGGCGTCGTGGCGCTCGACCGCCGCCGGCCAGGCGCTGCTCGCGGACGCGGGCGAGGACCTCGGCCGCGCCTCGCGCGACTTCCGCCGCCGGACCGAGCGCGCCGTGCGCGACTGGCAGGGCGACGTGCTGGAGATGGTGCGCGCCGAGGGCTCCGACAAGCGGTCCACGGCCCGATTCCTCGCCTTCGGCGTCAACGGCCTCGCGGTGGCCCTCATGGTGGTGGTCTTCGCCCACACCGGTGGCGTGCTCGTGGGCGCCGAGGCCGGCATCGCGGGCGGGTCGGCCGTCCTGGGCCAGAAGCTGCTGGAGGCCGTCTTCGGCGACCAGGCGGTGCGCTCGCTCGCCGAGCGGGCACGGCAGCGGCTGGAGGCGTCGGTGACCGACCTGCTCGACGCCGAGCGGCGCCGCTACACCGACCTCCTCGACAGCCTGGACGTCCAGCCGGAGGCGCCGGAGCGGATGCGTTCGGCCGCCCGCAAGGTCGACGACCTGCGCTATGCCGCAACCCACACCCCCTCGGGTTCGGACACGGGTGGCGACGCCCCCTAG
- a CDS encoding PrsW family intramembrane metalloprotease, with translation MHRARRDSVAFTILVGTLVLLGGIAMAIVVGLSGAPGSLALAAVLAAVPVGPLVGCFMWLDRYEPEPRSLLVAGLLWGAFVATAAALVFQGIGIAGGTSERDSLAVVAPVTEEATKGAFLLLLLWWRRHELDGVLDGIVYAGMVGVGFAFTENILYLAAAYDGTDGLGPGGTTALTVTFVLRCLISPFAHPFFTAFIGIGVGLAIASRRTWVRLLAPPAGFAAAAGLHSAWNTSTLSGTGHFFVVYGTLMLPAFVAVVAFAVYRRRSERPLLAAALQDAADRGLLPATDIPWLVDLRARRHARRWARHQGGPQAERAMRAYQAAAIELGYLHHRYLRGTAPSDFAVRGQEHVVELRTIRPYISFPGQVVPTR, from the coding sequence ATGCACCGGGCCCGCCGCGACAGTGTCGCCTTCACCATCCTGGTGGGCACGCTCGTGCTGCTCGGCGGCATCGCGATGGCCATCGTGGTCGGGCTCTCCGGCGCACCCGGTTCACTCGCGCTCGCGGCGGTGCTGGCGGCGGTGCCGGTCGGCCCGCTGGTCGGCTGCTTCATGTGGCTCGACCGCTACGAGCCCGAGCCCCGGAGCCTGCTGGTCGCGGGCCTGCTGTGGGGCGCGTTCGTGGCCACGGCCGCGGCCCTCGTCTTCCAGGGCATCGGCATCGCCGGCGGCACGAGCGAGCGCGACAGCCTCGCGGTCGTCGCCCCGGTCACCGAGGAGGCCACCAAGGGTGCGTTCCTGCTGCTGCTCCTGTGGTGGCGGCGCCACGAGCTCGACGGGGTGCTCGACGGCATCGTCTACGCCGGCATGGTGGGCGTCGGCTTCGCCTTCACCGAGAACATCCTCTACCTCGCGGCCGCCTACGACGGCACCGACGGGCTCGGCCCGGGCGGCACCACCGCGCTCACCGTCACCTTCGTGCTGCGCTGCCTGATCAGCCCGTTCGCGCACCCCTTCTTCACCGCGTTCATCGGCATCGGCGTCGGCCTCGCGATCGCGTCGAGGCGCACCTGGGTGCGCCTGCTCGCCCCGCCCGCCGGCTTCGCCGCGGCGGCCGGGCTGCACTCGGCGTGGAACACCTCGACGCTCTCCGGCACCGGTCACTTCTTCGTCGTCTACGGCACCCTGATGCTGCCCGCGTTCGTCGCCGTCGTGGCGTTCGCGGTCTACCGGCGCCGCTCGGAGCGCCCGCTGCTCGCCGCCGCGCTCCAGGACGCCGCGGACCGCGGCCTGCTGCCGGCCACCGACATCCCCTGGCTGGTCGACCTGCGCGCCCGGCGCCACGCCCGTCGGTGGGCCCGGCACCAGGGTGGCCCCCAGGCCGAGCGCGCGATGCGCGCCTACCAGGCCGCGGCGATCGAGCTCGGCTACCTCCACCACCGCTACCTCCGCGGCACCGCCCCCTCCGACTTCGCGGTCCGGGGCCAGGAGCACGTCGTGGAGCTGCGGACCATCCGCCCCTACATCTCCTTCCCCGGACAGGTGGTTCCGACCCGATGA